From Candidatus Amoebophilus asiaticus 5a2, the proteins below share one genomic window:
- a CDS encoding ATP-binding cassette domain-containing protein, which translates to MSKIENYKLYKNYISEILISTFKDKKICFSFTIAILGLCLEVLLSLSIPIVFKKVVESFSSSSPSFITLILLSYSTMWVFSQASIQLRTLVTYKVEQRITFTLGVKVLSHLYGLSHNYFLNQKTGVITSIIQRAQQDVPSIILGLFLHVLPTILQFTCTLVVIATLYPLTYSFLMSVILMAIFIYNSFFTKRISKARERANETNKNASGIITDWLLNHEAINVFGNKELAIHTCGTELKKREVAEVEFMSKYTLYHLGQTLILGLGLTSFTYLIGQGILKGSLTAGDFILFNGYILQFLVPIGILGRVTQNIKKALIDMRGVLDLLLTKSEITEAPQPAILLDSCFQIHFENVYFKYENRNVLEDISFKIESGTTVLIVGRSGIGKSTIAKLMLRLFDPTEGQIYINQINIKLLSLKWLRETISWVPQETYLLNDTIKNNLLFVHPEATFNEIEEALEQACLLNHVKSLPQGLDTVVGDRGLKLSGGEKQRLSLARLFIKKPKICILDEYTSALDKDTESIIQTNIEKYIPNMTKIIITHRPILNMKVDQVISLSYAGIALD; encoded by the coding sequence TTGAGCAAAATAGAAAATTATAAACTATACAAGAATTACATTTCGGAGATTCTTATTTCTACCTTTAAGGATAAAAAAATTTGTTTTAGTTTTACTATTGCTATTCTAGGCTTATGTCTTGAGGTTCTTTTAAGTTTATCTATTCCTATTGTTTTTAAAAAAGTCGTAGAATCCTTCTCATCAAGCAGCCCTTCATTTATTACGTTAATCTTATTGAGTTATAGTACGATGTGGGTGTTTAGCCAAGCTTCTATTCAACTGCGAACTTTAGTAACTTACAAGGTAGAGCAACGCATTACTTTTACTTTAGGGGTAAAAGTGTTATCTCACTTGTATGGGCTATCTCACAACTATTTTCTGAATCAAAAAACAGGAGTAATAACCAGTATTATTCAGAGAGCCCAACAAGATGTACCTAGTATTATTCTCGGGTTATTCCTGCATGTTCTTCCAACAATTCTTCAATTTACATGTACTCTTGTAGTAATTGCCACACTTTACCCACTTACATATAGTTTTTTAATGTCGGTTATCTTGATGGCAATCTTTATATACAACAGTTTCTTCACGAAAAGAATATCAAAAGCTCGTGAAAGAGCCAATGAAACTAATAAGAATGCTAGTGGCATTATTACAGATTGGCTTTTAAACCATGAAGCCATTAATGTTTTTGGAAACAAAGAGTTAGCCATTCATACTTGTGGGACAGAGCTAAAAAAACGAGAAGTTGCTGAGGTAGAATTTATGTCAAAGTATACGCTTTATCATCTAGGACAAACTTTAATTCTAGGTCTCGGACTAACTTCTTTTACCTACCTCATTGGACAAGGTATTTTAAAAGGTTCATTGACTGCTGGGGATTTTATTTTATTCAATGGGTACATCTTACAATTCCTTGTACCTATTGGCATTTTAGGTAGGGTGACACAGAATATCAAAAAAGCTCTTATTGATATGAGAGGGGTATTAGATTTGCTATTAACAAAGAGCGAAATTACTGAAGCTCCTCAGCCTGCTATTTTATTGGATTCTTGCTTTCAAATTCATTTTGAGAATGTATATTTTAAATATGAGAATAGAAATGTCTTAGAAGATATTTCATTTAAAATAGAGTCAGGTACAACTGTTCTAATCGTAGGGCGGTCAGGAATAGGAAAATCTACTATAGCAAAATTAATGCTGAGATTATTTGATCCAACAGAAGGTCAAATATATATTAACCAGATAAATATTAAGCTTCTTTCCTTAAAGTGGTTACGTGAGACGATAAGTTGGGTCCCCCAGGAAACTTACTTATTGAATGATACTATTAAGAATAACCTCCTTTTTGTGCACCCAGAAGCTACCTTCAATGAAATTGAAGAAGCATTAGAGCAGGCCTGCCTTCTTAATCATGTCAAAAGCTTACCGCAAGGCCTTGACACAGTTGTAGGTGATCGAGGCTTAAAATTATCTGGGGGAGAAAAACAACGGCTTTCTCTTGCTCGTCTTTTTATTAAGAAACCTAAAATTTGTATCCTAGATGAATATACTTCTGCTTTAGATAAAGATACAGAATCTATTATCCAGACTAATATTGAAAAATATATTCCTAATATGACTAAAATAATTATTACACATCGCCCTATCTTAAATATGAAGGTTGATCAAGTCATAAGTCTATCTTACGCTGGAATAGCTTTAGACTAA
- a CDS encoding IS6 family transposase yields MNIFKRRHFKYDIIIWAVRWYCKYGVSYRDLEEMLLERGVEVDHSTIYRWVQFYAPKILDKLKWYWKPTLGYSWHVDETYVKVKGKWVYLYRAIDKAGNTIDFYLSTTRNANAAKRFLTKALNSIPSYARPKTINTDKNPAYGKAINQLKLAGKCLPDLEHRQVKYLNNLIESDHGKLKRLINPTLGFKSMKTAFATIKGFEIMRMFKKGRFNLWKYGQGIFGEINIITHNLLAI; encoded by the coding sequence ATGAATATCTTTAAGAGACGCCATTTCAAATACGATATAATTATATGGGCAGTAAGATGGTACTGCAAGTACGGAGTAAGCTATCGTGATCTGGAAGAAATGCTCTTGGAAAGAGGGGTAGAAGTAGATCATTCGACAATTTATAGGTGGGTTCAGTTTTACGCTCCCAAGATATTAGATAAACTCAAATGGTACTGGAAACCTACTCTTGGCTATAGCTGGCATGTAGATGAGACGTATGTTAAAGTGAAGGGTAAATGGGTATATCTCTATCGGGCTATAGATAAAGCAGGTAATACCATAGATTTCTATTTATCGACTACTAGAAATGCTAATGCGGCCAAGAGATTTTTAACTAAAGCACTGAATTCTATCCCTAGTTATGCTAGACCTAAAACTATTAATACCGATAAGAATCCTGCTTACGGTAAAGCTATCAATCAATTAAAGCTAGCAGGTAAATGCCTACCAGATTTAGAACACCGACAAGTTAAGTATCTTAATAATCTAATAGAATCAGACCATGGCAAGCTTAAAAGATTGATTAACCCAACCTTAGGCTTCAAATCGATGAAAACTGCTTTTGCTACCATAAAAGGCTTTGAGATAATGCGCATGTTTAAAAAGGGACGCTTCAATTTATGGAAATATGGCCAGGGTATCTTTGGAGAAATTAATATCATTACCCATAATTTATTAGCTATTTAA
- a CDS encoding helix-turn-helix domain-containing protein has product MAGLATARARGKQGGREKMGNNHPKVSMAKKMHLDHAMRIQDICKTLQISRASFYRYIML; this is encoded by the coding sequence ATGGCGGGCCTTGCAACTGCTAGAGCTAGAGGGAAACAAGGAGGACGTGAAAAAATGGGAAATAACCATCCAAAAGTATCAATGGCTAAGAAAATGCACTTAGACCATGCTATGAGAATTCAGGATATCTGTAAAACCTTACAAATATCTAGGGCTAGCTTTTATAGGTATATTATGCTTTGA
- the rsmH gene encoding 16S rRNA (cytosine(1402)-N(4))-methyltransferase RsmH, with the protein MEILNEPSSTYHQPVLLEESLQGLAIQPDGIYIDTTFGGGGHAKAILAQLKRGKLFAFDQDEDAESIASTWHDPNFTFIRANSRFIQRFLAYHQIEKIDGLIADLGVSSYQIDTALRGFSTRSEGPLDMRMDQSSSLTASQIVNTYSFEALTQLFRTYGELHSAPALAKALIAARTKHPIETTQSLKEIALPFSPPRKSAKFLAQVFQALRIEVNDELGALKSLLEQSLQLLKPGGRLVIISYHSLEDRLVKRFIKTGNFEGELDKDMYGNPLQPFVPVYKKAIVPTEEELVINSRSRSAKLRVGERTAL; encoded by the coding sequence ATGGAAATTTTAAATGAACCTAGCTCAACGTACCACCAGCCTGTATTGTTGGAAGAAAGCTTACAAGGACTTGCTATACAACCTGATGGTATTTACATAGATACAACTTTTGGAGGAGGAGGCCATGCTAAAGCTATTTTAGCCCAGCTAAAAAGAGGTAAACTATTTGCTTTTGATCAGGATGAAGATGCTGAGTCAATAGCCAGCACTTGGCATGATCCTAACTTTACCTTTATACGAGCAAATTCTAGGTTTATACAACGTTTTTTAGCATACCACCAAATAGAAAAAATAGATGGTTTGATAGCAGATTTAGGTGTCTCTTCCTATCAAATTGATACGGCTCTTCGAGGATTTTCTACTCGTTCGGAAGGTCCATTAGATATGCGTATGGACCAGTCAAGCAGTCTTACAGCTAGCCAAATAGTTAACACCTATTCTTTTGAAGCACTAACGCAGCTGTTTAGGACATATGGAGAGTTGCACTCGGCACCTGCATTAGCTAAGGCTTTGATAGCAGCTAGGACCAAGCATCCTATAGAAACTACTCAGTCGCTTAAAGAAATTGCGTTGCCTTTTTCTCCTCCCCGTAAAAGTGCCAAATTTTTAGCACAAGTATTCCAAGCTTTACGTATTGAAGTAAATGATGAGCTAGGTGCTTTAAAATCTTTACTTGAGCAGAGTTTGCAGTTGCTTAAACCAGGAGGTAGGTTAGTAATTATATCCTACCATTCTTTAGAGGATCGGTTAGTAAAAAGATTTATTAAAACAGGAAACTTTGAAGGTGAATTAGACAAAGATATGTATGGCAATCCATTACAGCCATTTGTTCCTGTTTATAAAAAGGCTATTGTTCCTACTGAAGAAGAATTAGTAATCAATTCTAGGTCACGAAGCGCTAAGCTTAGGGTAGGGGAGCGTACAGCATTGTAA
- a CDS encoding IS982-like element ISCaa5 family transposase yields the protein MIEKSIAIYSFIDTLLKYLHHQEDKKRKLSDAEVLTTAIISALYFGGHLDKARSFMHSTKLIPNMLDKSRYNRRLHAIGEEITSLFLEIGTLIKQVATCKDFVLDSFPVPVCDNIRISRCKLLQSEAYRGYKASMRRYFYGIKVQLITTDCGIPVEFSIVAGSQADVKGLHQLPFSMPAGSALYADSAYTNYHLEDMLADDRIELYSQRKSNAHRKDTPSLAYLKERMRKVIETSISGIKGLFLKKIHAVIFQGFLIKILLFLLAFQINKAFLI from the coding sequence ATGATTGAAAAATCAATAGCAATATACTCATTTATTGATACTTTACTCAAGTATTTACATCATCAAGAAGATAAAAAAAGGAAGTTGTCGGATGCAGAAGTACTCACAACAGCTATCATCTCAGCCTTATACTTTGGCGGACATCTTGACAAAGCTCGATCGTTTATGCATTCCACTAAGCTTATCCCTAACATGCTCGATAAAAGTAGGTACAATCGCCGCTTGCATGCTATAGGAGAAGAGATAACTTCGCTCTTTTTAGAAATAGGCACTTTAATCAAGCAAGTAGCCACTTGTAAGGACTTTGTATTGGATTCATTTCCTGTGCCTGTGTGCGATAACATACGTATTAGCAGATGTAAACTATTACAAAGTGAAGCTTACAGAGGCTACAAAGCCTCTATGCGCCGTTACTTTTATGGCATTAAAGTGCAGCTTATTACTACTGATTGTGGTATTCCGGTCGAATTCTCAATAGTAGCTGGCAGCCAAGCGGATGTAAAAGGATTGCACCAACTGCCCTTTTCTATGCCTGCTGGTAGTGCACTTTATGCTGACTCGGCTTATACTAACTACCATCTAGAAGATATGTTGGCTGATGATAGGATTGAGCTTTATTCTCAGCGTAAATCTAATGCTCATCGAAAGGATACACCTTCTCTGGCTTATCTCAAAGAGCGCATGCGAAAAGTGATAGAGACCAGCATTAGTGGCATTAAAGGCCTTTTCTTAAAGAAGATTCATGCTGTTATCTTCCAAGGCTTTCTGATCAAAATACTCTTGTTCTTGCTAGCTTTTCAAATCAACAAAGCTTTTCTTATCTAG
- a CDS encoding type II toxin-antitoxin system VapC family toxin translates to MVLHLTNLLPFSICNRAVNLIETARKKGCLYISAISIWEVAMLVSKDKIAFSIGLDQWTYQLLSTPGLKVIDLTPSILVQSCDLPSYPHKDPADRLIIASSRAINSYLMTADQKILDYAKEGYLKVIPCMLR, encoded by the coding sequence TTGGTTCTCCACCTCACAAACTTACTTCCCTTTTCTATTTGCAACAGGGCCGTTAATCTCATTGAAACAGCAAGAAAAAAAGGATGTTTATACATCTCTGCTATTTCTATTTGGGAAGTAGCGATGCTAGTTTCTAAAGATAAAATTGCTTTCTCTATTGGCCTTGATCAGTGGACTTATCAATTATTATCAACCCCTGGGTTAAAAGTAATTGATTTAACCCCCTCTATCCTTGTACAAAGCTGTGATTTACCGAGTTATCCTCATAAAGACCCGGCTGATCGGTTAATCATAGCCTCGAGCCGAGCTATCAACTCCTATTTAATGACTGCTGACCAAAAGATCCTTGATTATGCCAAGGAAGGATATTTAAAAGTAATCCCATGTATGCTCCGTTGA
- a CDS encoding lasso peptide biosynthesis B2 protein, producing MQRKTYYHLNEHIYIAQFQEELILLDAKQDKYIICSQKFKELLLSIVEDSHLQVGKDLVLSPDFRDLPQDIGNLQKLVDNGLLQKKDTIYPYYIDLKIKSNGVSNVDWSLPLDQKESPLNNQVLKALIALIKINLYVKIGGFYSAIQLIKKSRKLDSNYIIPKEEELTNLANIINKACFIYPTRTKCLEWAMTFVLLALHRGWKCNLEIGVQNYPFFAHAWVECDEKVVMDSQDLREGLAIIVNEPFRKLKI from the coding sequence GTGCAGAGAAAAACGTATTATCATCTTAACGAACATATTTACATTGCACAATTTCAAGAGGAGCTCATTCTATTGGATGCAAAGCAAGATAAATACATTATTTGCTCTCAGAAATTTAAAGAATTGTTACTGAGCATTGTTGAAGACAGCCATTTACAAGTTGGGAAAGACCTCGTTTTGTCTCCTGATTTCCGAGACTTACCTCAAGATATTGGCAATCTGCAAAAGCTCGTTGATAATGGCCTCCTGCAAAAAAAAGATACTATTTATCCTTACTATATTGATTTAAAGATTAAATCTAATGGGGTTTCAAATGTGGATTGGAGTTTGCCTTTAGACCAGAAAGAATCCCCACTGAACAATCAAGTATTGAAAGCTCTTATAGCGCTCATTAAAATTAACCTTTATGTAAAAATTGGAGGTTTTTACTCAGCAATCCAACTAATTAAAAAATCTAGAAAACTTGACTCAAATTATATAATCCCGAAAGAAGAGGAACTTACAAACCTTGCTAATATAATAAATAAGGCTTGTTTTATTTATCCAACACGTACAAAATGCTTAGAATGGGCCATGACATTTGTTTTGTTGGCTTTACATCGGGGATGGAAATGTAACCTTGAAATAGGAGTGCAAAATTATCCTTTCTTTGCGCATGCATGGGTAGAGTGTGATGAAAAGGTTGTCATGGATTCGCAAGACTTAAGGGAAGGACTAGCCATTATTGTGAATGAACCATTTAGAAAGTTAAAGATATGA
- a CDS encoding IS3 family transposase, with protein MKDKFKHIKLAEVCAWFGISRQAYYEHMWEVETTSQKETLIIEQIKKIRGEHPSMGGRKLHLKLQDFIELHHIKLGRDKLFDLLARHYLLVRKRKRHIKTTQSLHRFKKCPNQIKGFCPSSVNQLWVSDITYWEVEGKCWYISLVTDAYSHKIVGYHLGESLQTKESIQALRMALCSLKGPQSHAKLIYHIDRVTQYCSTSYVKLLESCQIQISMTSSGAPLENAIAERVNGIIKEEYLAYCYVCSIQEVKQALVKAVELYNYSRPHMSIGNLTPSQIHHAKATIKTEKLWKNYYQKNLALVNSLQD; from the coding sequence ATGAAAGATAAATTCAAGCACATAAAACTAGCCGAAGTATGTGCATGGTTTGGGATTAGTAGACAGGCGTATTACGAGCATATGTGGGAAGTAGAGACTACCTCTCAAAAGGAGACACTTATTATTGAGCAAATAAAAAAGATTAGAGGCGAGCATCCTAGTATGGGAGGACGTAAATTACATCTTAAGCTGCAAGATTTTATAGAATTGCACCATATTAAATTAGGAAGAGATAAATTATTTGACTTATTAGCTAGGCATTATTTATTGGTTAGAAAAAGGAAAAGGCATATAAAAACTACCCAATCGCTGCATCGTTTTAAAAAGTGTCCTAACCAGATCAAAGGATTTTGTCCGAGCAGTGTTAATCAGTTATGGGTGAGTGATATTACTTATTGGGAGGTAGAAGGCAAATGCTGGTATATTAGCTTGGTAACCGATGCTTATTCTCACAAGATAGTAGGCTATCACCTTGGAGAGAGCTTACAGACTAAAGAAAGTATTCAAGCTCTACGCATGGCTCTTTGCAGTCTCAAAGGTCCCCAGAGCCATGCTAAACTGATTTATCATATCGACAGGGTGACACAATATTGTAGCACATCTTATGTAAAGCTACTGGAAAGCTGCCAGATACAAATTAGCATGACAAGTAGTGGTGCTCCACTGGAGAATGCTATAGCTGAACGTGTCAATGGAATTATCAAAGAGGAGTATCTGGCTTATTGCTATGTATGCTCTATACAAGAGGTAAAACAAGCTTTAGTGAAGGCTGTGGAGTTATATAACTATAGTAGACCGCATATGAGTATTGGCAATCTTACACCCAGCCAAATCCACCATGCTAAAGCAACTATTAAAACTGAAAAGTTATGGAAAAATTACTATCAAAAAAATCTTGCTCTTGTAAACTCATTGCAGGACTAA
- a CDS encoding asparagine synthase-related protein, translating into MIYAGIIHFNNVPDKGHELSTSLESYTHKTPSIIRKKSLTLCYGKLSYLNDMDDVWESSTSVLMGRIFDKTHYCSFKKEDFKNLSLINKERILERLWGKYVYIYIDEQASQFKICIDPTGQLPLFYYFFPDGNILFSSDIELIFKILSRKTEYNWTYLNSYLLYGNSSAIQTPFQDIYEIPPGCCLKANQKEHKTEPYWDPLYSYKKSAPQDKDAVNILKTTLRPWVEPYKHICVSLSGGLDSSSLAYCLKEVKKEDQVLSAVNVFHASIKSSNELPYARKVCQETGINLTEVDMSDSLPFDPPHKKQLINLNKPFHGLLCLRELEVMFDQIPTNNSSIILSGHGSDHIFMRSFPAKALSDYILEKGLKGSRKPLKNITHFYRETLFSILKENAKSLSSYYFSGRLPKRHPKNSRELPPAWVKQESRQQSYPVFMHPIYEELPSKILPGKYKQLDAVYEGIASIHIEMNPINPLFYPFLYEPVVEFALSLPTYTLFDNGYDRYPLRKAVSDHFQTETVWRRDKGQTTGLFQKGIKKNLESILDICLDGKFAKQGLINKDELYKTIVLISNGDTKHMWYFMNIFSIEMFLRHWEEINFEQNRKL; encoded by the coding sequence ATGATTTACGCAGGTATTATTCACTTTAATAATGTACCTGATAAAGGTCACGAATTGAGTACTAGTCTTGAATCGTATACCCATAAAACTCCCTCAATTATACGAAAAAAATCTCTTACGCTTTGCTACGGTAAGTTATCATATCTTAATGATATGGACGATGTTTGGGAGAGTAGTACCTCTGTTTTGATGGGACGTATTTTTGATAAAACACATTACTGTTCCTTTAAGAAAGAAGATTTTAAAAACTTGTCCCTCATAAATAAGGAGCGGATTTTAGAAAGGTTATGGGGCAAGTATGTTTACATCTATATTGATGAACAAGCATCTCAATTCAAAATTTGTATAGATCCTACTGGTCAATTACCACTTTTCTATTATTTTTTTCCTGATGGCAATATTCTATTTTCTTCCGATATAGAACTTATTTTTAAAATTCTTTCTCGAAAAACGGAGTATAACTGGACTTACCTAAATTCTTACCTTCTCTATGGAAATAGCAGTGCCATTCAAACCCCCTTTCAAGATATTTATGAGATTCCTCCAGGTTGTTGTCTAAAAGCCAACCAAAAAGAACATAAAACGGAACCATACTGGGATCCTCTATATTCTTATAAAAAATCAGCCCCTCAAGATAAAGATGCTGTAAATATCCTAAAAACAACTTTAAGGCCATGGGTTGAGCCCTATAAGCATATATGCGTTAGTCTTTCGGGTGGTCTCGATTCTTCTTCCCTAGCCTATTGTCTTAAGGAGGTAAAAAAAGAAGATCAAGTTTTAAGCGCTGTAAATGTTTTTCATGCATCTATTAAATCCTCTAATGAGCTCCCATATGCCCGTAAAGTTTGTCAAGAAACAGGTATTAACCTTACAGAAGTTGATATGTCCGATTCTCTTCCCTTTGATCCACCTCATAAAAAACAACTCATAAACCTTAATAAACCATTTCATGGGTTATTATGTCTGAGAGAATTAGAAGTTATGTTTGATCAAATTCCTACAAATAATTCTTCTATTATACTTAGTGGACATGGTAGTGATCACATATTTATGCGCTCTTTCCCTGCAAAAGCTTTATCAGATTATATTCTTGAAAAAGGTCTAAAAGGATCGAGAAAGCCGCTAAAAAATATTACTCATTTCTATAGAGAGACACTTTTCTCTATTCTTAAAGAGAATGCAAAAAGTTTAAGTTCTTACTACTTTTCAGGCCGTTTACCAAAAAGGCATCCTAAAAATAGTAGAGAATTGCCGCCTGCTTGGGTCAAGCAAGAATCACGTCAACAATCCTATCCTGTCTTTATGCACCCTATTTATGAAGAGCTACCCTCCAAAATACTGCCTGGGAAGTACAAACAGCTCGATGCTGTTTATGAGGGAATTGCTTCTATTCATATAGAGATGAATCCTATTAATCCATTGTTTTACCCATTCCTTTATGAGCCTGTAGTTGAATTTGCTCTTTCCTTACCAACTTATACGCTGTTTGATAATGGATATGACCGCTACCCTCTACGAAAAGCCGTCAGTGATCACTTTCAAACAGAGACGGTATGGAGGCGAGATAAAGGCCAAACAACTGGCTTATTCCAGAAAGGTATTAAAAAAAATTTAGAGTCTATTCTGGATATCTGCCTAGATGGAAAATTTGCTAAACAAGGCCTTATTAATAAAGATGAGCTCTATAAGACAATTGTACTAATTAGTAATGGGGATACTAAGCACATGTGGTATTTTATGAACATATTCTCTATTGAAATGTTTCTTAGACATTGGGAGGAAATAAACTTTGAGCAAAATAGAAAATTATAA
- a CDS encoding IS6 family transposase yields MNIFKRRHFKYDIIIWAVRWYCKYGVSYRDLEEMLLERGVEVDHSTIYRWVQFYAPKILDKLKWYWKPTLGYSWHVDETYVKVKGKWVYLYRAIDKAGNTIDFYLSTTRNANAAKRFLTKALNSIPSYARPKTINTDKNPAYGKAINQLKLAGKCLPDLEHRQVKYLNNLIESDHGKLKRLINPTLGFKSMKTAFATIKGFEIMRMFKKGRFNLWKYGQGIFGEINIITHNLLAI; encoded by the coding sequence ATGAATATCTTTAAGAGACGCCATTTCAAATACGATATAATTATATGGGCAGTAAGATGGTACTGCAAGTACGGAGTAAGCTATCGTGATCTGGAAGAAATGCTCTTGGAAAGAGGGGTAGAAGTAGATCATTCGACAATTTATAGGTGGGTTCAGTTTTACGCTCCCAAGATATTAGATAAACTCAAATGGTACTGGAAACCTACTCTTGGCTATAGCTGGCATGTAGATGAGACGTATGTTAAAGTGAAGGGTAAATGGGTATATCTCTATCGGGCTATAGATAAAGCAGGTAATACCATAGATTTCTATTTATCGACCACTAGAAATGCTAATGCGGCCAAGAGATTTTTAACTAAAGCACTGAATTCTATCCCTAGTTATGCTAGACCTAAAACTATTAATACCGATAAGAATCCTGCTTACGGTAAAGCTATCAATCAATTAAAGCTAGCAGGTAAATGCCTACCAGATTTAGAACACCGACAAGTTAAGTATCTTAATAATCTAATAGAATCAGACCATGGCAAGCTTAAAAGATTGATTAACCCAACCTTAGGCTTCAAATCGATGAAAACTGCTTTTGCTACCATAAAAGGCTTTGAGATAATGCGCATGTTTAAAAAGGGACGCTTCAATTTATGGAAATATGGCCAGGGTATCTTTGGAGAAATTAATATCATTACCCATAATTTATTAGCTATTTAA